From Caminibacter mediatlanticus TB-2, the proteins below share one genomic window:
- a CDS encoding chemotaxis protein CheX, with product MAILKNVIGNKIIYKPQGFLDSNYVGEMITPLDINMMEKKNTKCVAVDFSKIISANMNAIRFLNDIFESLYKKDINCAIFNANNNIYTILNNLENCYFNYFENEEIMKIFCYEDFIPQNDVYLLVDDEQNKNMLIFNLVKKGITPYVVNSEEDIGNSDAIVIKKSFISKISDRVMAVMKNDIIYFYFNGFLDANVLKKFDIEYFRRNLLIGFKAFVFDMNNVKGMNVHAVRFLSKLGVEAAEYGAMISIIGLSKKNIQPSLIKDLEAVGFIFFKDEDEFLNSKELKEVLKSSSAIYKKSRKITKDFIKILPFFVNATIYTIEMLTGVKSKKEKPNLKEVNVDTSREDLIASSIGFYGDLDGVLILIFSENLSKNISKILIGEEFKTKEELVDMIGEFANIIVGNVKLELEKHDIDINLTLPKVFENLKELKNIVINKQGIEVKFYFNDEEFYFYLTR from the coding sequence ATGGCAATTCTTAAAAATGTAATAGGGAATAAGATTATTTATAAACCACAAGGTTTTTTGGATTCAAATTATGTAGGGGAGATGATAACTCCATTAGATATTAATATGATGGAGAAAAAAAACACAAAATGTGTTGCTGTTGATTTTTCTAAAATTATAAGTGCAAATATGAATGCTATTAGGTTTTTGAATGATATTTTTGAAAGTTTATACAAAAAAGATATAAATTGTGCAATTTTTAATGCAAATAATAATATTTATACAATTTTAAATAATTTAGAAAATTGTTATTTTAACTATTTTGAGAATGAAGAAATTATGAAAATTTTTTGTTATGAAGACTTTATACCTCAAAACGATGTTTATCTTTTAGTTGATGATGAACAAAATAAAAATATGCTTATATTTAATTTAGTTAAAAAAGGTATTACTCCATATGTAGTTAATTCCGAGGAAGATATAGGAAATAGTGATGCGATAGTGATTAAAAAATCTTTTATTTCTAAAATTTCCGATAGAGTAATGGCTGTTATGAAAAATGATATTATCTATTTTTATTTTAATGGATTTTTAGATGCAAATGTATTAAAGAAATTTGATATAGAATATTTTAGAAGAAATTTACTAATTGGATTTAAAGCATTTGTTTTTGATATGAATAATGTTAAAGGAATGAATGTCCATGCAGTAAGGTTTTTATCAAAGCTTGGAGTTGAAGCAGCTGAATATGGAGCGATGATTTCAATAATAGGGCTTAGTAAAAAGAATATTCAACCAAGTTTAATCAAAGATTTAGAAGCAGTTGGTTTTATATTTTTTAAAGACGAAGATGAATTTTTGAATTCAAAAGAATTAAAAGAGGTATTAAAAAGTAGTAGTGCGATTTATAAAAAAAGTAGAAAAATTACAAAAGATTTTATAAAAATTTTACCATTTTTTGTTAATGCTACAATTTATACAATTGAAATGTTAACAGGTGTTAAATCTAAAAAAGAAAAGCCAAATTTAAAAGAGGTAAATGTTGATACAAGTAGAGAAGATTTAATTGCAAGTTCAATTGGATTTTATGGTGATTTAGATGGAGTTTTAATATTAATTTTTAGTGAAAACTTATCTAAAAATATAAGTAAAATTTTAATAGGAGAAGAGTTTAAAACAAAAGAAGAGTTAGTTGATATGATAGGAGAGTTTGCTAATATTATAGTAGGTAATGTTAAACTGGAACTTGAAAAACATGATATAGATATTAATTTAACTTTACCAAAAGTTTTTGAAAATTTAAAAGAATTAAAAAATATTGTAATTAATAAACAAGGAATTGAAGTTAAATTTTATTTTAATGATGAAGAATTTTATTTTTATTTGACAAGGTAG
- a CDS encoding shikimate dehydrogenase, translating to MYAIFGNPVSHSKSPLMHNYFFKKSGIKECYGRYKLEDGSKIIEKFKNLKLKGANVTVPHKEWAYKLCDEVKGIAKEIKAVNTLLLENNKIIGYNTDAPGFKEAIKEFDYKKPLIIGAGGTAKAISLVLKNPTILNRSKNRFEYFEKKGLKTYTWDNINEFDFDLIINTTSAGLSEEVLPTPKEIIEKLFKNAKFCVDVIYGKETLFLKEAKKYNLLFKTGLDMLVYQGVLAMELFLNKKLNKKEVADIYFEILR from the coding sequence ATGTATGCAATTTTTGGTAATCCTGTGAGTCATTCAAAATCACCTCTTATGCATAATTATTTTTTTAAAAAAAGTGGTATTAAAGAGTGTTATGGAAGATATAAATTAGAAGATGGAAGTAAAATTATTGAAAAATTTAAAAATTTGAAATTAAAAGGTGCAAATGTAACAGTTCCTCATAAAGAGTGGGCTTATAAATTATGTGATGAAGTAAAAGGAATTGCAAAAGAAATAAAAGCTGTAAATACTTTGCTTTTAGAAAATAATAAAATTATTGGTTATAACACAGATGCACCAGGATTTAAAGAAGCAATCAAGGAGTTTGATTATAAAAAGCCTTTGATAATTGGAGCAGGTGGGACTGCAAAAGCTATAAGCTTAGTACTCAAAAATCCAACTATTCTTAATCGTTCTAAAAATAGATTTGAATATTTTGAAAAAAAAGGATTAAAAACTTACACTTGGGATAATATTAATGAATTTGACTTTGATTTAATTATCAATACTACTTCTGCTGGGCTTAGCGAAGAAGTGTTACCAACTCCAAAAGAGATAATAGAAAAATTATTTAAAAATGCAAAATTTTGTGTAGATGTTATTTATGGAAAAGAGACTTTGTTTTTAAAAGAAGCTAAAAAATATAATCTTTTATTTAAAACAGGTCTTGATATGTTAGTATATCAAGGAGTATTAGCAATGGAACTATTTTTAAATAAAAAATTAAACAAAAAAGAGGTGGCTGATATATATTTTGAAATTTTAAGGTAA